The following proteins come from a genomic window of Lolium rigidum isolate FL_2022 chromosome 5, APGP_CSIRO_Lrig_0.1, whole genome shotgun sequence:
- the LOC124656807 gene encoding probable endo-1,3(4)-beta-glucanase ARB_01444 has product MRKWKKKLGHTFSRLVFPKPPVNLAKPRPDFAPPPPPHSSYPIPPPPPLAMGHGGRPAPPLPGGHVFPQAASTVLPDPARFFAPGLLSAPLPTNCFFQNFTLKNGDQPEYIHPYSVKSAAAGLTVCYPTRNHSPTFDIQTFAADLTVSSPSDAAAGAASQPHKVVAFDDLSVTLDFSPSLRAFLVRGCPFVTVATADAAGPVDVSVASVHAFLEAAPCDDARTKWRLRMNSGQTFLLYASAPIQLAQPSVTQLAAPAFAGVIRIAYLPDAAMEAVLDQYSPCYPTAGDAALNRPFCVDYSWRKQGAGDLLMLAHPLHLRLLSQDCSGAVKVLDGFKYRSIDGDLVGVVGDAWALKTDPLSLTWHSTRGVSDDGVGEVVAALRKDVDSLATSPITTTSSYFYGKAIARAARLALIAEEVGCPEVIPAVHKFLKATVTPWLDGSFQGNGFLYDSKWGGLVTKQGLQDSGADFGFGIYNDHHYHLGYFLYAIAVLAKIDPSWGRKYMSQAYSMVADFMTLSRKCGASYTRLRTFDLWKLHSWAGGLTEFGDGRNQESTSEAVNGYYSAALLGLSYGDAHLVSVGATLTAFEMLAAQTWWHVREGEGIYEDDFSGNNRVVGVLWANKRDSGLWFAPPEWKECRLGIQLLPLLPISEALFPDTGFVKDLVTWTTPALARDGVGEGWKGFVYALEGIYDKESALAKTRALSSHDDGNTLTNLLWWLHSRGESSATRCCWYRQYGH; this is encoded by the coding sequence ATGAGGAAATGGAAGAAGAAGCTGGGCCACACCTTCTCCCGCCTCGTCTTCCCCAAACCCCCAGTCAATCTTGCCAAGCCCAGGCCCGActtcgctccgccgccgccgccgcattccTCCTACCCGatccctcccccgccgccgctcgccatgGGGCACGGAGgacgccccgcgccgccgctcccgggGGGCCACGTGTTCCCGCAGGCGGCGTCCACGGTGCTCCCGGACCCGGCCCGCTTCTTCGCGCCGGGGCTCCTCTCCGCGCCGCTCCCCACCAACTGCTTCTTCCAGAACTTCACGCTCAAGAACGGCGACCAGCCCGAGTACATCCACCCCTACTCCGTcaagtccgccgccgccggcctcaccGTCTGCTACCCGACGCGGAACCACTCCCCGACCTTCGACATCCAGACCTTCGCCGCCGACCTCACCGTCTCctccccctccgacgccgccgcgggcgccgcgTCCCAGCCGCACAAGGTCGTCGCTTTCGACGACCTCTCCGTCACCCTCGACTTCTCCCCCTCCCTCCGCGCCTTCCTCGTGCGCGGCTGCCCCTTCGTCACCGTCGCAACCGCCGACGCCGCGGGCCCCGTCGACGTCTCCGTCGCCTCCGTCCACGCCTTCCTCGAGGCCGCCCCCTGCGACGACGCGCGCACCAAGTGGCGCCTCCGCATGAACAGCGGCCAGACCTTCCTCCTCTACGCCTCCGCGCCCATCCAGCTCGCGCAGCCCAGCGTCACGCAGCTCGCGGCGCCCGCCTTCGCCGGCGTCATCCGGATCGCCTACCTGCCCGACGCCGCCATGGAGGCGGTCCTCGACCAGTACAGCCCGTGCTACCCGACGGCGGGGGACGCCGCGCTCAACCGCCCCTTCTGCGTCGACTACAGCTGGCGCAAGCAGGGGGCGGGGGATCTGCTCATGCTCGCGCACCCGCTCCACCTCCGGTTGCTCTCCCAGGACTGCTCCGGAGCCGTCAAGGTGCTCGACGGGTTCAAGTACCGGAGCATCGACGGCGACCTGGTCGGCGTCGTGGGCGACGCGTGGGCTCTCAAGACCGATCCGCTGTCCCTGACATGGCACTCCACCCGCGGCGTCAGCGACGACGGGGTCGGCGAGGTCGTGGCCGCGCTGCGCAAGGACGTGGACAGCCTCGCCACCAGCCCCATCACCACCACATCCTCCTACTTCTACGGCAAGGCGATCGCCAGGGCGGCCAGGCTGGCGTTGATCGCCGAGGAGGTCGGGTGCCCGGAGGTCATCCCGGCGGTGCACAAGTTTCTGAAGGCCACCGTCACGCCGTGGCTGGACGGCAGCTTCCAGGGGAACGGCTTCCTGTACGACTCCAAATGGGGCGGCCTGGTCACCAAGCAGGGGCTGCAGGACTCCGGCGCCGACTTCGGCTTCGGCATCTACAACGATCACCACTACCATCTGGGCTACTTCCTCTACGCCATCGCCGTGCTCGCCAAGATCGACCCGTCCTGGGGGAGGAAGTACATGTCCCAGGCCTACTCCATGGTCGCCGACTTCATGACGCTGTCGCGCAAGTGCGGCGCCAGCTACACCCGGCTACGGACCTTCGACCTCTGGAAGCTGCATTCCTGGGCCGGAGGGCTCACGGAGTTCGGCGACGGGCGCAACCAGGAGAGCACCAGTGAGGCTGTGAACGGTTACTACTCTGCCGCGCTCCTCGGGCTGAGCTACGGGGACGCGCACCTCGTGTCCGTCGGCGCCACGCTCACCGCCTTCGAGATGCTGGCGGCGCAGACGTGGTGGCACGTCCGTGAGGGGGAAGGGATCTACGAGGATGACTTCAGCGGCAACAACCGCGTCGTTGGCGTGCTCTGGGCCAACAAGAGGGACAGCGGGCTCTGGTTCGCGCCGCCCGAGTGGAAGGAGTGCAGGCTGGGGATCCAGCTCCTCCCGCTCCTGCCCATCAGCGAGGCCCTCTTCCCCGACACCGGGTTCGTCAAGGACCTCGTGACCTGGACCACCCCGGCGTTGGCCAGGGACGGCGTCGGAGAAGGGTGGAAGGGGTTCGTGTACGCCCTCGAGGGGATCTACGACAAGGAGTCGGCATTGGCCAAGACCAGGGCGCTGTCATCCCACGACGATGGTAACACGCTGACGAACCTTCTGTGGTGGCTGCATAGCCGTGGTGAGAGCTCCGCCACCAGGTGCTGCTGGTATCGACAGTACGGCCACTAA
- the LOC124656806 gene encoding probable endo-1,3(4)-beta-glucanase ARB_01444, with product MRKWKKKLGHTFSRLVFPKPPVNLAKPRPDFAPPPPPPPPPPPPHSSYPIPPPPQLAMGHGGRPAPPSPTGHVFPQAASTVLPDPARFFAPGLLSAPLPTNCFFQNFTLKNGDQPEYIHPYSVRSAAAGLTVCYPTRNHSPTFDIQTFAADLTVSSPSDAAAAGQPHKVVAFDDLSVTLDFSPSLRAFLVRGCPFVTVATADAAGPVDISVASVHAFLEAAPCDGARTKWRLRMNSGQTFLLYASAPIQLAQPSVTQLAAPAFAGVIRIAYLPDAAMEAVLDQYSPCYPTAGDATLSRPFCVDYSWRKQGQGDLLMLAHPLHLRLLSQDCSGAVKVLDGFKYRSIDGDLVGVVGDSWALKTDPLSLTWHSTRGVNDDGVGEVVAALRKDVDSLATSPITTTSSYFYGKAIARAARLALIAEEVGCPEVIPAVHKFLKANVTPWLDGTFQGNGFLYDSKWGGLVTKQGLQDSGADFGFGIYNDHHYHLGYFLYAIAVLAKIDPTWGRKYMSQAYSMVADFMTLSRKCGASYTRLRTFDLWKLHSWAGGLTEFGDGRNQESTSEAVNGYYSAALLGLSYGDAHLVSVGATLTAFEMLAAQTWWHVREGEGIYEDDFSGNNRVVGVLWANKRDSGLWFAPPEWKECRLGIQLLPLLPISEALFPDTGFVKDLVTWTTPALARDGVGEGWKGFVYALEGIYDKESALAKTRALTSHDDGNTLTNLLWWLHSRGDSSGRCCWYRQYGH from the coding sequence ATGCGGAAATGGAAGAAGAAGCTGGGCCACACCTTCTCCCGCCTCGTCTTCCCCAAACCCCCAGTCAATCTTGCCAAGCCCAGGCCCGACttcgctccgccgccgcccccgccgccacctccgccgccgccgcattcCTCCTACCCGATCCCTCCCCCGCCGCAGCTCGCCATGGGGCACGGAGGACGCCCAGCGCCGCCGTCCCCGACGGGCCACGTCTTCCCGCAGGCGGCGTCCACGGTGCTCCCGGACCCGGCCCGCTTCTTCGCGCCGGGGCTCCTCTCCGCGCCGCTCCCCACCAACTGCTTCTTCCAGAACTTCACGCTCAAGAACGGCGACCAGCCCGAGTACATCCACCCCTACTCcgtccgctccgccgccgccggcctcaccGTCTGCTACCCGACGCGGAACCACTCGCCCACCTTCGACATCCAGACCTTCGCCGCCGACCTCACCGTCTCctccccctccgacgccgccgctGCGGGCCAGCCGCACAAGGTCGTCGCTTTCGACGACCTCTCCGTCACCCTCGACTTCTCGCCCTCCCTCCGCGCCTTCCTCGTGCGCGGCTGCCCCTTcgtcaccgtcgccaccgccgacgcCGCGGGCCCCGTCGACATCTCCGTCGCCTCCGTCCACGCCTTCCTCGAGGCCGCCCCCTGCGACGGCGCGCGCACCAAGTGGCGCCTCCGCATGAACAGCGGCCAGACTTTCCTCCTCTACGCCTCCGCGCCCATCCAGCTCGCGCAGCCCAGCGTCACGCAGCTCGCGGCCCCCGCCTTCGCCGGCGTCATCCGCATCGCCTACCTGCCCGACGCCGCCATGGAGGCCGTCCTCGACCAGTACAGCCCCTGCTACCCGACGGCGGGGGACGCCACGCTGAGCCGCCCCTTCTGCGTCGACTACAGCTGGCGCAAGCAGGGGCAGGGGGATCTGCTCATGCTCGCGCACCCGCTCCACCTCCGGCTCCTCTCCCAGGACTGCTCCGGAGCCGTCAAGGTGCTCGACGGGTTCAAGTACCGGAGCATCGACGGCGACCTggtcggcgtcgtcggcgactCCTGGGCTCTGAAGACCGACCCGCTGTCCCTGACATGGCACTCCACCCGCGGCGTCAACGACGACGGGGTCGGCGAGGTCGTGGCCGCGCTGCGCAAGGACGTGGACAGCCTCGCCACCAGCCCCATCACCACCACATCCTCCTACTTCTACGGCAAGGCGATCGCCAGGGCGGCCAGGCTGGCGTTGATCGCCGAGGAGGTCGGGTGCCCGGAGGTCATCCCGGCGGTGCACAAGTTCCTCAAGGCCAACGTCACGCCGTGGCTGGACGGCACCTTCCAGGGGAACGGCTTCCTCTACGACTCCAAATGGGGCGGCCTGGTCACCAAGCAGGGGCTGCAGGACTCCGGCGCCGACTTCGGCTTCGGCATCTACAACGATCACCACTACCATCTGGGCTACTTCCTGTACGCCATCGCCGTGCTCGCCAAGATCGACCCCACCTGGGGGAGGAAGTACATGTCCCAGGCCTACTCCATGGTCGCCGACTTCATGACGCTGTCGCGCAAGTGCGGCGCCAGCTACACCCGGCTGCGGACATTCGATCTCTGGAAGCTGCATTCGTGGGCAGGAGGCCTCACGGAGTTCGGCGACGGGCGCAACCAGGAGAGCACCAGCGAGGCCGTGAACGGCTACTACTCTGCCGCGCTCCTCGGGCTGAGCTACGGGGACGCGCACCTCGTGTCCGTCGGCGCCACGCTCACCGCCTTCGAGATGCTGGCGGCGCAGACGTGGTGGCACGTCCGGGAGGGGGAAGGGATCTACGAGGACGACTTCAGCGGCAACAACCGTGTCGTCGGCGTGCTCTGGGCCAACAAGAGGGACAGCGGGCTCTGGTTCGCGCCGCCCGAGTGGAAGGAGTGCAGGCTGGGCATCCAGCTCCTGCCGCTCCTGCCCATCAGCGAGGCCCTCTTCCCGGACACCGGGTTCGTCAAGGACCTCGTGACCTGGACCACGCCGGCGTTGGCCAGGGACGGCGTCGGAGAAGGGTGGAAGGGATTCGTGTACGCCCTCGAGGGCATCTACGACAAGGAGTCGGCATTGGCCAAGACCCGGGCGCTGACATCCCACGACGACGGTAACACACTGACGAACCTTCTGTGGTGGCTCCACAGCCGTGGCGACAGCTCCGGCAGGTGCTGCTGGTATCGCCAATACGGCCACTGA
- the LOC124654345 gene encoding homeobox-leucine zipper protein HOX25-like yields MEPGRLIFSSAAPCRAAGTGGGQMMLFGGSASFLGGSPVVASVEDGRRKRPFLTTLDEELQLNDEMYGYYGMDDHAPERKRRLTAEQVVALEQSFEEEKRKLEPERKGELARRLGMAPRQVAVWFQNRRARWKAKQLEHDFHALRAAHDELLAGRDELMADNHRLRSQVTSLTEKLQAKESSPEERTAASDTAHAGNAEATLAIQLKEGYAACAETNSENGAAGVLPGFAAGAKDSPESYSYFADARSPPSSSDDDCAAAVSGELGGCAFFLPDAMLDVVAVDRVSIERQELEEAQPNYWAWFWS; encoded by the exons ATGGAACCCGGCCGCCTCATTTTCAGCTCCGCTGCGCCGTGCCGCGCTGCCGGCACCGGAGGCGGGCAGATGATGCTCTTTGGCGGCAGTGCGAGCTTCCTTGGAG GCTCGCCGGTGGTGGCTAGCGTGGAGGACGGGCGGCGGAAGCGGCCGTTCCTGACGACGCTTGACGAGGAGCTCCAGTTGAACGACGAGATGTACGGGTACTACGGAATGGACGATCACGCGCCGGAGAGGAAGCGGCGGCTGACCGCTGAGCAGGTGGTGGCGCTGGAGCAGAGCTTCGAGGAGGAGAAGCGGAAGCTCGAGCCGGAGCGGAAAGGCGAGCTGGCCCGGCGGCTCGGGATGGCACCGCGCCAGGTGGCCGTGTGGTTCCAGAACCGCCGCGCTCGCTGGAAGGCAAAGCAGCTCGAGCACGACTTCCATGCCCTCAGAGCCGCCCACGACGAGCTCCTCGCCGGACGCGACGAGCTCATGGCAGACAACCACCGCCTCCGTTCGCAG GTGACCTCACTGACTGAGAAACTGCAAGCAAAGGAGTCATCACCGGAGGAGCGAACCGCCGCGTCAGACACGGCACATGCCGGTAACGCAGAAGCAACACTAGCCATTCAGCTGAAAGAAGGCTACGCCGCCTGTGCCGAGACCAACTCCGAGAATGGCGCGGCGGGGGTGCTGCCCGGTTTCGCTGCTGGAGCCAAAGACAGCCCGGAGTCCTACTCTTACTTCGCCGACGCGCGCTCGCCTCCGTCGTCCTCGGACGACGACTGTGCCGCAGCGGTCAGCGGCGAGCTGGGTGGCTGCGCCTTTTTCCTCCCGGACGCCATGCTCGACGTCGTCGCCGTGGACCGCGTGAGCATTGAAAGGCAGGAGCTGGAGGAGGCGCAACCCAATTACTGGGCGTGGTTCTGGAGCTGA